A genomic window from Lotus japonicus ecotype B-129 chromosome 1, LjGifu_v1.2 includes:
- the LOC130713990 gene encoding beta-galactosidase 10: MKLCFFFFFFFTFFTFALASNVSYDGRSLIIDGQRKLLISASIHYPRSVPAMWPGLVQTAKEGGADVIETYVFWNGHELSPGNYYFGGRFDLVKFAKIVQEAKMYLILRIGPFVAAEWNYGGVPVWLHYVPGTVFRTYNKPFMYHMQKFTTYIVNLMKQEKLFASQGGPIILSQIENEYGYYEKFYGDDGKKYALWAAKMAVSQNIGVPWIMCQQWDAPDPVIDTCNSFYCDQFTPTSPNRPKMWTENWPGWFKTFGGRDPHRPAEDVAFSVARFFQKGGSVHNYYMYHGGTNFGRTAGGPFITTSYDYDAPIDEYGLPRLPKWGHLKELHRAIKLCERVLLNGKSVNITLSPSVEADVYTDSSGGCAAFIANIDDKNDKTVEFRNASYHLPAWSVSILPDCKNVVFNTAKVTSQTNTIAMIPENLQQSNKGVKTLQWDVLEEKPGIWGKADFVKNGFVDHINTTKDTTDYLWHTTSIIVGEKEEFLKNGSKPILLIESKGHALHAFVNQIYQGTATGNGSHSAFTYKNPISLRPGKNEITLLSLTVGLQTAGPFYDFVGAGLTSVKIKGLNNETLDLSSYAWTYKIGVQGEHLKIYQQDGLNSVKWTSTSEPPVGKPLTWYKAVVDAPPGDEPVGLDMLHMGKGLAWLNGEEIGRYWPRISEFKNEDCVEKCDYRGKFNPDKCDTGCGQPTQQWYHVPRSWFKPSGNVLVIFEEKGGDPRKISFLRRKVSGLCSLVAEDYPSVGLLAEGEDKMENNKNVPFARLTCPSNTLISAIKFASFGTPSGTCGSYLKGDCHDPNSSIVVEKACLNKNDCVIKLTEENFKTSLCPGLSRTLAVEAVCS; encoded by the exons ATGAAgctctgtttcttcttcttcttcttcttcacattCTTCACCTTTGCCTTGGCTAGCAATGTCTCCTATGATGGTCGCTCCCTCATCATTGATGGCCAACGCAAGCTTCTTATCTCTGCTTCCATTCATTACCCACGAAGTGTTCCTGCG ATGTGGCCTGGTCTTGTTCAAACAGCCAAGGAAGGAGGCGCGGATGTGATCGAAACCTATGTTTTCTGGAATGGCCATGAACTTTCTCCTGGCAAT TATTACTTTGGAGGAAGGTTTGATCTGGTCAAGTTTGCCAAGATTGTTCAGGAGGCTAAGATGTACTTGATTCTTCGAATTGGCCCATTTGTTGCTGCAGAATGGAATTATGG TGGTGTACCAGTGTGGCTGCATTATGTTCCAGGCACTGTCTTTCGGACTTACAATAAGCCTTTTATG TATCATATGCAGAAATTTACAACATACATAGTGAACCTTATGAAACAAGAGAAGCTTTTCGCCTCACAAGGGGGTCCCATAATCTTATCCCAG ATAGAAAACGAATATGGATACTATGAAAAATTTTATGGAGACGATGGTAAGAAATATGCCTTATGGGCTGCAAAAATGGCTGTGTCTCAAAATATAGGTGTCCCTTGGATAATGTGTCAACAATGGGATGCTCCAGATCCTGTG ATTGATACCTGTAACTCATTCTACTGTGATCAATTTACACCTACCTCTCCAAATAGGCCCAAAATGTGGACTGAGAACTGGCCTGGATG GTTTAAAACTTTTGGGGGCAGAGATCCTCACAGGCCGGCAGAAGATGTTGCATTTTCTGTTGCTCGTTTCTTCCAGAAAGGTGGAAGTGTACATAATTACTACATG TATCATGGAGGAACAAATTTTGGGCGTACAGCAGGTGGCCCATTCATCACTACAAGTTATGACTATGATGCCCCAATAGATGAGTATG GGTTACCTAGACTTCCAAAGTGGGGGCATCTGAAGGAACTTCACAGAGCTATCAAGTTATGTGAGCGTGTATTGCTTAATGGTAAATCAGTCAATATCACCCTCAGTCCTTCTGTGGAG GCTGATGTGTATACTGACTCATCTGGAGGCTGTGCTGCATTTATTGCTAATATTGATGATAAAAATGATAAGACAGTGGAGTTTCGCAATGCATCATATCACCTCCCAGCGTGGTCAGTTAGCATCCTTCCTGATTGCAAGAATGTAGTGTTCAATACAGCAAAG GTTACTTCCCAGACGAATACAATTGCGATGATTCCAGAGAATTTGCAGCAATCAAATAAAGGTGTGAAAACTTTGCAATGGGATGTATTGGAGGAGAAGCCGGGAATCTGGGGGAAGGCAGACTTTGTTAAAAATGGCTTTGTTGACCACATAAATACTACCAAAGATACCACTGACTACCTGTGGCATACAACAAG TATAATTGTTGGTGAAAAGGAGGAGTTTTTAAAGAACGGAAGCAAACCAATTCTTCTAATAGAATCCAAGGGTCATGCTCTCCATGCTTTTGTGAATCAGATATATCAAG GAACTGCAACTGGGAACGGTTCACACTCAGCCTTCACTTATAAGAATCCCATCTCTCTCCGGCCAGGGAAGAATGAAATCACTTTATTGAGCTTGACTGTTGGCCTACAG ACCGCAGGACCATTTTATGACTTCGTAGGGGCTGGACTAACAAGTGTGAAGATTAAGGGACTCAACAATGAGACACTAGACTTGTCTTCTTATGCCTGGACTTACAAG ATTGGGGTACAAGGAGAACATCTAAAGATATACCAGCAAGATGGGTTAAATAGTGTGAAATGGACATCTACTTCTGAACCACCCGTAGGGAAGCCATTGACGTGGTATAAG GCTGTTGTGGATGCTCCACCTGGAGATGAACCAGTTGGACTGGATATGTTGCATATGGGAAAAGGTCTAGCCTGGTTAAATGGAGAAGAAATTGGAAGATATTGGCCGAGGATAAGTGAATTCAAGAATGAAGATTGTGTTGAAAAATGCGACTACAGAGGCAAATTCAACCCTGACAAATGTGACACTGGTTGTGGACAACCTACACAGCAATG GTATCATGTTCCACGATCTTGGTTCAAGCCATCTGGAAATGTTCTTGTAATTTTCGAGGAGAAAGGTGGAGATCCAAGAAAGATTAGTTTTTTGAGACGAAAAGTGTCAGGGTTGTGTTCTCTTGTTGCTGAGGATTACCCCTCTGTTGGACTCCTTGCTGAGGGTGAAGACAAAATGGAGAACAACAAAAACGTTCCTTTTGCCCGTTTAACATGCCCCAGTAACACTCTTATATCTGCTATAAAATTTGCTAGCTTTGGAACACCTTCTGGAACATGTGGATCTTACCTGAAGGGAGATTGCCATGATCCAAATTCTAGCATAGTTGTTGAGAAG GCGTGCCTAAACAAAAATGACTGTGTGATAAAATTAACTGAAGAGAATTTCAAGACCAGTTTATGTCCTGGTTTATCAAGGACACTTGCGGTGGAAGCGGTTTGTAGCTGA
- the LOC130713999 gene encoding beta-galactosidase 6-like: MGKWVVLLVLLVVLLKVIEAAEVTYDGRSLIIDGQRKLLFSGSIHYPRSTPQMWPGLIAKAKQGGLDVIQTYVFWNLHEPLQPGQYDFSGRYDLVRFIREIQAQGLYVCLRIGPFIEAEWTYGGFPFWLHDVPGIVYRSDNEPFKFYMQNFTTKIVNMMKAEGLYASQGGPIILSQIENEYQNVQKAFGIAGKQYVQWAAKMAVGLQTGVPWVMCKEDDAPDPVINTCNGMYCGKTFTGPNSPNKPRLWTENWTSFYQVYGGLPYIRSAEDIALHVTLFIAKNGSYVNYYMYHGGTNFGRTASAYCITGYYDQAPLDEYGLFRQPKWGHLKELHAAIKSNSTTILQGVQSNFSLGRLQEACVFEEEKGECVAFLINYDGGNNVSVQFRNKSYELLPKSISILPDCQNVIFNTANVTTTSNRRIISPRQNFSSVDDWEQFQDVIPNFDDTSLKSNSLLEQMNTTKDKSDYLWYTLRFEYNLSCSEPTLNVRSAAHVAHAFVNNTYIGAVHGNHDVKNFTLEFPVTLNEGANNLSILSVMVGLADSGAYLERRFAGLISVGLQCSEKESLHLTKSTWGYQVGLLGEQLEAYNGQNSSDVEWTQLGNIMDQTLIWYKTTFDTPEGVDPVALDLSSMGKGEAWVNGQSIGRYWILFHDSKGKPSQSLYHVPRSFLKDKGNNTLVLVEEGGGNPLHISVNTVSVTDLHENSSKLSFPSSA; encoded by the exons ATGGGAAAATGGGTGGTTCTGCTAGTGCTACTGGTGGTGTTGTTAAAAGTAATTGAAGCTGCAGAGGTGACATATGATGGAAGATCACTCATCATTGATGGACAAAGAAAACTTCTCTTCTCTGGTTCAATTCATTATCCTCGCAGCACTCCTCAG ATGTGGCCAGGTTTGATAGCGAAAGCAAAACAAGGAGGATTGGACGTTATTCAGACTTATGTGTTTTGGAATCTTCATGAACCCCTGCAACCTGGACAG TATGATTTCAGTGGAAGATATGACTTGGTGAGATTCATAAGGGAAATTCAAGCTCAAGGACTCTATGTCTGCCTCAGAATTGGACCTTTCATCGAGGCTGAATGGACATACGG GGGATTCCCATTTTGGTTACATGATGTCCCTGGGATTGTCTACAGATCAGACAATGAACCTTTCAAG TTCTACATGCAAAATTTTACAACAAAAATTGTGAACATGATGAAAGCAGAGGGTTTATATGCTTCACAAGGAGGCCCAATCATATTGTCACAg ATTGAGAATGAATATCAAAATGTCCAAAAGGCATTTGGCATAGCAGGAAAACAATATGTTCAATGGGCTGCAAAAATGGCTGTGGGCCTTCAGACTGGCGTACCATGGGTTATGTGCAAGGAAGATGATGCTCCTGATCCTGTG ATCAATACATGCAATGGCATGTACTGTGGAAAAACTTTTACCGGACCAAACTCCCCCAATAAGCCTAGGCTGTGGACGGAGAACTGGACGTCTTT CTATCAAGTGTATGGTGGACTCCCATATATAAGGTCTGCTGAAGACATTGCACTTCATGTCACTCTTTTTATTGCAAAAAATGGAAGCTATGTCAACTATTATATG TATCATGGTGGAACCAACTTTGGGAGAACAGCCTCAGCTTATTGTATAACAGGATATTATGATCAAGCCCCACTTGATgaatatg GTTTGTTCAGGCAACCAAAATGGGGACATCTCAAGGAATTGCATGCTGCAATCAAGTCTAACTCCACAACTATATTGCAAGGAGTGCAGAGTAACTTCTCTTTAGGTCGTCTCCAAGAG GCTTGTgtttttgaagaagaaaaaggagaatGTGTTGCTTTCCTTATAAACTATGATGGAGGAAACAATGTTTCTGTCCAGTTCCGGAACAAATCATATGAATTGCTCCCCAAGTCCATAAGTATCTTACCAGATTGCCAGAATGTGATTTTCAACACTGCAAAT GTTACTACAACAAGCAACAGAAGGATCATAAGTCCTAGACAAAACTTCAGCTCAGTGGATGATTGGGAGCAATTCCAAGATGTGATTCCAAACTTTGATGACACCTCACTAAAATCAAATTCATTACTCGAGCAAATGAACACAACAAAAGACAAATCAGATTACCTTTGGTATACTCTCAG GTTTGAATATAATCTATCTTGCAGTGAGCCAACACTTAATGTTCGCTCTGCTGCTCATGTTGCCCATGCTTTTGTGAACAACACATACATAG GAGCTGTACATGGAAATCATGATGTAAAGAATTTCACCTTAGAGTTCCCGGTTACACTAAATGAAGGGGCAAACAACCTTTCTATACTCAGCGTCATGGTTGGACTTGCG GATTCAGGGGCATATCTTGAAAGGAGATTTGCTGGTTTAATCAGTGTGGGACTTCAGTGCAGTGAGAAGGAGTCTCTTCATTTGACCAAGTCTACATGGGGATATCAG GTTGGATTACTAGGGGAGCAACTAGAAGCATATAATGGACAAAATAGCAGTGATGTTGAATGGACTCAACTGGGGAATATTATGGATCAGACTCTCATTTGGTACAAG ACTACATTTGACACACCTGAGGGGGTTGATCCTGTTGCATTGGACCTTAGCTCAATGGGAAAAGGCGAGGCTTGGGTAAATGGACAAAGCATTGGTCGCTATTGGATTTTGTTTCATGATTCCAAAGGCAAACCTTCACAATCACT ATATCATGTGCCTCGGTCTTTCCTTAAAGACAAAGGAAACAACACTTTGGTTTTGGTGGAGGAAGGTGGTGGGAACCCTCTTCATATCTCAGTGAACACTGTTTCAGTCACAGATTTACATGAAAACTCTTCTAAATTATCATTCCCTTCCTCTGCTTAG
- the LOC130747118 gene encoding uncharacterized protein LOC130747118, translated as MPLHFRWSATRGPQGAARFRGVVRTVDGSWRLGYAGHLGIADNLCAELFAILHGLTLCWDHGFREIDLFSDSLLALGLITKVLPPFHRYGSVIGRVKALLQRPWQVRCQHILREGNAVADYLAKHGASSESALLVWDTPVQGAVSLLRADRMGTLFMRV; from the exons ATGCCGCTTCATTTTCGCTGGTCAGCCACTCGTGGTCCACAAG GAGCTGCTAGGTTTCGTGGCGTCGTGCGTACCGTTGACGGGAGCTGGCGTCTGGGATATGCAGGACATCTTGGTATAGCAGATAACTTGTGTGCAGAATTGTTTGCTATCCTCCATGGCTTAACACTTTGTTGGGACCATGGATTTAGggaaattgatttattttctgaCTCCTTGTTAGCATTGGGACTGATCACAAAGGTTCTTCCTCCTTTTCATAGGTATGGATCGGTAATTGGTCGGGTTAAAGCTTTGCTTCAGCGACCGTGGCAAGTGCGATGTCAACATATTCTTCGGGAAGGGAATGCTGTGGCGGATTACCTAGCTAAGCACGGAGCTTCGTCTGAGTCTGCGCTGCTAGTGTGGGATACTCCTGTCCAGGGTGCTGTGTCGTTGTTGAGGGCAGACCGAATGGGCACTTTGTTCATGAGAGTctag